In bacterium, the following are encoded in one genomic region:
- a CDS encoding GNAT family protein, translating into MLLRSLTLRDAPAVWEAIEESRERLGAWLPWVGTVRSLDDERANIVRIRASWMRRTGLTVGIFDRATGRYLGGSGLHRINWDLRIFEIGYFIRTSAEGRGYIAETVQLLTRFAFDRLQANRVEIYVDPRNVRSARVPDRLGFVLEGTLRRVRLDVDGRLADRQMFALIREDYDRLSWRGGRGS; encoded by the coding sequence GTGCTCCTCCGGTCTCTCACGCTCCGGGACGCCCCCGCGGTCTGGGAGGCCATAGAGGAGTCGCGCGAGCGCCTGGGGGCGTGGCTTCCGTGGGTCGGCACGGTGCGATCACTCGACGACGAGCGCGCCAACATCGTGAGGATCCGCGCCAGCTGGATGCGCCGCACGGGCCTCACGGTCGGCATCTTCGACCGCGCTACCGGACGGTATCTCGGCGGGAGCGGCCTCCACCGGATCAACTGGGACCTCCGCATCTTTGAGATCGGGTACTTTATCCGGACGTCGGCAGAAGGACGAGGTTACATCGCGGAGACGGTGCAACTGCTCACCCGGTTCGCCTTTGACCGCCTGCAGGCCAACCGCGTGGAGATCTACGTCGACCCCCGCAACGTCCGCAGCGCGCGGGTGCCCGATCGGCTCGGCTTCGTGCTCGAGGGGACGCTGCGGCGGGTGAGGCTGGACGTGGACGGCCGCCTCGCAGACCGGCAGATGTTCGCGCTGATCCGGGAGGACTATGATCGCCTCTCTTGGAGGGGAGGTCGCGGCTCGTGA